In Paramormyrops kingsleyae isolate MSU_618 chromosome 5, PKINGS_0.4, whole genome shotgun sequence, one DNA window encodes the following:
- the LOC111856090 gene encoding gap junction gamma-1 protein-like, with translation MSWSFLTRLLEEIHNHSTFVGKLWLTVLIIFRIVLTAVGGESIYYDEQSKFVCNSDQPGCENVCYDSFAPLSHVRFWIFQIILVSSPSLMYLSYAINKIARLEAGKEEGTSGRHKAQKMFFSNRKQHRGLEEAEDDQEEDPMIYEVPEMSGPNEPVTKGKAKVQHDGRRRIKADGLMRIYVLQLLTRTLLEVGFLAGQYALYGFSVSPLYECTRNPCPHTVDCFVSRPTEKTIFLLIMYGVTVFCLLLNVWEMLHLGVGTIYDVLHSRHAPHEEGEYRLGSRPSVSVGKAGVEETYGSYPFLWNAPSAPPGYNIVVKPEQMKFTDLSNGKTVCKQNRANIAQEEQRQFGGSEDNLLASDMRGALQKDIQQAQDRLDAAIQAYGQQCHNDSNHSNVSQLHQDHKHRSGAKNGNNKDNCRGGSSSNSSKSMEGKPSVWI, from the coding sequence ATGAGCTGGAGCTTCCTCACCCGGCTGCTGGAGGAGATTCACAACCACTCCACCTTCGTGGGGAAGCTGTGGCTGACGGTGCTCATCATCTTCCGAATCGTGCTGACCGCCGTGGGCGGAGAGTCCATCTATTATGATGAGCAGAGCAAGTTTGTGTGCAACTCAGACCAGCCAGGCTGTGAAAATGTCTGCTACGACTCCTTCGCGCCCCTGTCGCACGTGCGCTTCTGGATCTTCCAAATCATATTGGTGTCCTCGCCTTCGCTCATGTACCTCAGCTATGCCATCAACAAGATCGCCCGTTTGGAGGCGGGGAAGGAAGAGGGCACCTCTGGGCGACACAAAGCACAGAAGATGTTCTTCAGCAACCGGAAGCAGCACCGAGGTTTGGAGGAGGCGGAGGACGACCAGGAGGAGGACCCCATGATCTATGAGGTCCCCGAGATGAGTGGCCCCAACGAGCCCGTGACCAAAGGAAAAGCTAAGGTCCAACACGATGGGAGGAGACGCATCAAAGCGGATGGTCTTATGCGCATCTATGTGCTACAGTTGCTCACTCGCACGCTACTGGAGGTGGGCTTTTTGGCGGGTCAGTACGCCCTCTACGGCTTCTCTGTCTCCCCCCTATATGAGTGCACTAGAAACCCCTGCCCTCACACGGTGGACTGCTTTGTGTCAAGGCCCACTGAGAAGACGATCTTCCTGCTCATCATGTACGGGGTCACTGTGTTCTGCCTGCTGCTAAACGTGTGGGAGATGCTGCACCTGGGAGTGGGCACCATCTACGACGTCCTCCACAGCCGCCACGCCCCGCACGAGGAGGGCGAGTACCGGCTGGGCAGCAGACCCAGCGTCTCGGTGGGCAAGGCGGGAGTTGAGGAGACCTATGGGAGCTACCCCTTCTTGTGGAACGCTCCCTCAGCCCCACCAGGCTACAACATTGTGGTGAAGCCCGAGCAGATGAAGTTTACGGACCTGAGCAACGGCAAGACGGTGTGCAAACAGAACAGGGCCAATATTGCCCAGGAGGAGCAGCGGCAGTTTGGAGGCAGTGAGGACAACCTCCTCGCTTCCGACATGCGCGGCGCCCTTCAGAAGGACATACAGCAGGCCCAGGACAGGCTGGACGCTGCTATCCAAGCCTACGGCCAGCAGTGCCACAATGACAGCAACCACAGCAATGTGAGCCAGTTGCACCAGGACCACAAACATCGCTCGGGAGCCAAGAATGGGAACAACAAGGACAACTGCcgcgggggcagcagcagtAACAGCAGCAAGTCAATGGAGGGGAAGCCCTCTGTGTGGATCTGA